Proteins from one Hoplias malabaricus isolate fHopMal1 chromosome 2, fHopMal1.hap1, whole genome shotgun sequence genomic window:
- the zdhhc12b gene encoding palmitoyltransferase ZDHHC12-B encodes MFKNVFGSGFLVRTAHVILTWVITLILFLHDTDLRKQEETGELLVPVLFVLLVLISVLLYFAVSLMDPGFVLSDDCDLQLTLGLTEEQQDMIPQTKTLRLRRCGHCLLQQPMRSKHCQTCQHCVRRYDHHCPWIENCVGERNHRWFVLYLAVQLIVLLWGLHMAWSGFSPAATWPLWLKANGMLLATAAVMTVLCLTVVLLLGSHLYLVSLNVTTWEFMSRHRISYLKHCGADENPFDRGTFRNLWGFFCVWGTVMWEQVYFRQGSDPI; translated from the exons ATGTTCAAGAATGTGTTCGGTTCAGGATTTCTCGTAAGAACCGCTCATGTTATTCTGACATGGGTCATAACACTCATCCTCTTCTTACACGACACAG ATCTCCGGAAGCAGGAGGAAACAGGGGAGCTTCTCGTGCCTGTTCTCTTCGTGCTCCTGGTCCTGATCTCTGTGCTGCTGTACTTTGCAGTGTCACTTATGGACCCCGGTTTTGTTCTGTCTGATGACTGTGACCTGCAG CTCACTCTTGGCCTCACCGAGGAGCAGCAGGACATGATCCCTCAGACCAAAACACTCCGTCTGCGGCGCTGTGGCCATTGCCTGCTGCAG CAACCTATGAGATCCAAACACTGCCAGACCTGTCAGCATTGTGTGCGGCGCTATGACCATCACTGCCCCTGGATAGAGAACTGTGTTGGGGAGAGGAACCATCGGTGGTTTGTCCTGTACCTGGCTGTCCAGCTCATAGTGCTGCTCTGGGGGCTCCACATGGCTTG GTCCGGTTTCAGTCCCGCTGCTACATGGCCTCTGTGGCTGAAGGCTAATGGCATGCTTCTGGCTACAGCTGCTGTGATGACAGTTCTGTGTCTGACGGTCGTGCTGCTGCTAGGTTCACACCTGTACCTGGTTTCCCTCAACGTCACGACCTGGGAGTTCATGTCCCGCCACCGCATCTCCTACCTCAAACACTGCGGTGCTGATGAGAACCCCTTCGACCGCGGGACCTTCCGCAACCTCTGGGGCTTCTTCTGCGTGTGGGGGACAGTGATGTGGGAGCAGGTTTACTTCAGGCAAGGCTCTGATCCCATATGA
- the uap1l1 gene encoding UDP-N-acetylhexosamine pyrophosphorylase-like protein 1, with the protein MSFEEVKTRLDIAGQSHALRFWSELSAEERAVFLGELSELDAEELKDHCRVAAEAAKRASGDEERLDSRMEPVSPEFIGSVCKSDQETLKQWEDEGFLQISENKVAVLLLAGGQGTRLGVPYPKGMYNVGLPSGKTLYQIQAERIRKVQQLASEKYGSSCTVPWYIMTSEFTLEPTEKFFKENGYFDLDPSNIVMFEQRMIPAVSFDGKIILEKKNKIATAPDGNGGLYQALVDYKVLEDMESRGVQYLHVYCVDNILVKLADPVFIGFCVSKGADCGAKVVEKAYPAEPVGVVCRVDGVYQVVEYSEIRPETAEQRHPGGELMYSSGNICNHFFTRDFLREVAQKFQRQLKQHVAIKKVPFVDEEGNLVKPTKPNGIKMEKFVFDVFQFSKKFVAFEVKREDEFSPLKNADGAPVDTPTTVRRSLLSQHYHWALQAGAKFLDEHENPITPILRTSLDVDPPAICEISPLVSYFGEGLVKLLKEKNLKSPFLLNENNVKTLVQN; encoded by the exons ATGTCGTTTGAAGAAGTTAAAACCAGGCTGGATATAGCGGGTCAGAGCCACGCTCTGCGGTTCTGGTCCGAGCTTTCCGCCGAGGAGAGGGCGGTCTTTTTGGGGGAACTCTCCGAGCTGGACGCCGAGGAGCTGAAGGACCACTGCCGCGTCGCCGCGGAGGCAGCGAAGCGCGCTTCAGGCGACGAAGAGCGGCTAGACTCTCGCATGGAGCCGGTGTCACCAGAGTTCATAGgaagtgtgtgtaaaagtgaCCAGGAGACACTTAAACAGTGGGAGGACGAGG GTTTCTTGCAGATTTCAGAGAACAAAGTGGCAGTCCTGTTGTTAGCGGGTGGCCAGGGAACACGACTTGGTGTACCTTATCCGAAAGGAATGTATAATGTGGGGCTGCCGAGTGGAAAAACCTTGTACCAAATCCAAGCAGAGAGGATTCGGAAGGTACAGCAGCTTGCAAGTGAGAAATATGGATCCAGTTGTACGGTTCCCTG GTATATAATGACCAGTGAGTTCACCCTGGAGCCCACAGAGAAGTTCTTCAAAGAGAATGGCTACTTTGATCTAGACCCATCCAATATTGTCATGTTTGAGCAGAGGATGATCCCAGCTGTCAGCTTTGATGGAAAAATTATCTTGGAAAAGAAGAATAAGATTGCCACAGCACCAG ATGGCAATGGAGGACTTTATCAAGCCCTTGTAGATTACAAGGTTCTGGAGGACATGGAGAGCAGAGGAGTGCAGTATCTTCACGTCTACTGTGTAGACAATATCCTAGTTAAATTGGCTGATCCAGTTTTCATTGGTTTCTGTGTATCTAAAGGAGCCGACTGTGGTGCAAAG gtGGTAGAGAAGGCGTATCCAGCTGAGCCTGTGGGAGTGGTGTGTCGGGTAGATGGAGTGTACCAGGTGGTGGAGTACAGTGAGATAAGGCCAGAAACAGCAGAACAGCGCCACCCTGGAGGAGAGCTGATGTACAGCTCTGGAAACATCTGTAATCACTTCTTCACTAGAGACTTCCTGAGGGAGGTCGCTCA GAAATTTCAGAGACAACTGAAGCAGCATGTGGCCATCAAGAAAGTGCCATTCGTGGATGAGGAAGGCAATCTTGTGAAACCCACAAAGCCAAATGGAATCAAGATGGAGAAATTTGTCTTTGATGTGTTCCAGTTCTCAAA GAAATTTGTAGCTTTTGAGGTTAAGAGAGAGGACGAATTCTCACCTCTTAAAAATGCAGACGGAGCTCCTGTAGACACCCCAACAACAGTAAGACGCTCTCTATTGTCTCAGCATTACCACTGGGCTCTTCAAGCAGGTGCCAAATTCCTGGATGAGCATGAGAATCCCATTACTCCAATACTCAG GACGTCTCTGGATGTGGATCCTCCAGCAATCTGTGAAATATCTCCACTTGTGTCATATTTTGGAGAG GGTCTGGTGAAGTTGCTGAAAGAGAAGAACTTGAAATCCCCTTTCCTCCTAAATGAAAATAACGTCAAGACCCTAGTTCAGAATTAG